The Enterococcus sp. 7F3_DIV0205 genome has a window encoding:
- a CDS encoding ATP-dependent Clp protease proteolytic subunit translates to MNYLDENEETEEKQQPNAFMKKLFEERTILIYGEINQDLAREVTSQLLLLAAMGDEPIKIFINSQGGHVEAGDTIHDMIKFVKPEVIVIGTGWVASAGITIYLAADAKNRYSLPNTRYMIHQPAGGVQGQSTEIQIEAKEIIRMRERVNRLIAEATGQTYEKIAKDTDRNFWMSADEAKDYGMISKIIKTSDEIK, encoded by the coding sequence ATGAACTATTTAGATGAAAATGAAGAAACAGAAGAAAAACAACAACCTAATGCGTTTATGAAAAAACTTTTTGAAGAACGAACAATTTTGATCTACGGTGAAATCAATCAAGATTTAGCTCGAGAAGTGACTTCTCAATTATTGCTACTTGCAGCAATGGGAGATGAACCAATCAAGATTTTCATTAATAGCCAAGGCGGACACGTTGAAGCTGGTGATACGATTCATGATATGATCAAATTTGTAAAACCAGAAGTGATCGTAATTGGAACAGGATGGGTCGCAAGTGCGGGTATTACGATTTATTTAGCTGCTGATGCGAAGAACAGATATAGCTTGCCAAATACACGCTATATGATTCATCAACCAGCTGGTGGCGTCCAAGGTCAAAGTACAGAGATTCAGATTGAAGCCAAAGAAATCATCCGCATGCGTGAACGTGTCAACCGCTTGATTGCTGAAGCAACAGGTCAAACATACGAAAAAATCGCAAAAGATACAGATCGTAATTTCTGGATGTCAGCTGACGAAGCCAAAGATTATGGTATGATTTCTAAAATCATCAAAACAAGTGATGAAATTAAATAA
- a CDS encoding CGNR zinc finger domain-containing protein yields the protein MSHHFPDVSDCLILDFINTKISKNGKITELIESRSDLANWFDHEIKKNSRYSYQLSLFKPYFEKADDHSTLIAFRELLYEKLSALIAGENTKIELLDLIKITTKVHPFSIEIINDTLSFIPITIDYHSFESLILLDLAQLIANDDIHKLRRCTNPECVLLFVDRTGRRKWCSMKICGNRHKVEAFAKRKKQAPNEEI from the coding sequence TTGTCTCATCATTTTCCAGATGTATCTGATTGTTTAATATTAGATTTCATCAACACAAAGATTTCAAAAAATGGAAAAATCACTGAGTTGATCGAGTCAAGAAGTGATTTAGCAAACTGGTTTGATCACGAAATTAAAAAAAATAGTCGTTACTCTTATCAATTATCACTATTTAAACCCTATTTTGAAAAAGCCGATGACCATTCAACACTCATCGCTTTTAGAGAGTTGCTGTATGAAAAATTATCAGCGCTGATTGCTGGTGAAAATACAAAAATTGAACTGTTAGATTTAATTAAAATAACGACAAAAGTACATCCTTTCAGCATAGAGATTATAAATGATACCTTATCATTCATACCAATAACGATTGATTATCATTCGTTTGAATCATTGATCTTACTTGATTTAGCCCAACTTATTGCTAATGATGATATTCATAAACTGCGTCGTTGTACTAATCCAGAATGTGTATTACTTTTTGTGGATCGTACAGGACGTAGAAAATGGTGCTCAATGAAAATTTGTGGAAATCGTCATAAAGTTGAGGCTTTTGCAAAAAGAAAAAAACAAGCACCAAATGAGGAGATATAA
- a CDS encoding pyrimidine-nucleoside phosphorylase gives MRMVDIIEKKRNGNELSKEEIEFFIEGLTNGTIPDYQASAFLMAIYFQDMSDEERANLTLAMVHSGDVIDLSNIDGIKVDKHSTGGVGDTTTLVLAPLVAALDIPFAKMSGRGLGHTGGTIDKLEAFDGFHVELTDDEFTEMVNRDKISVIGQSGNLTPADKKLYALRDVTATVSSIPLIASSIMSKKIAAGADAIVLDVKTGAGAFMKTEEDAAELASAMVRIGNLVGRNTMAIISDMSQPLGNAIGNSLEVQEAIDTLHGNGPEDLTELVLTLGSQMVVLAGKTDSLTEARELLKGVIKDGSALVKFKQFIKNQGGNPEWVDDPTLLPQANFEIEVTSDSDGFVTEIVADNIGVAAMKLGAGRETKEDDIDLAVGLVLRKKVGDPVKKGESLVTIFANQEDIADVATMIKENIHIGLEVPESKLIYREIHK, from the coding sequence ATGAGAATGGTTGATATTATTGAAAAAAAACGAAATGGCAATGAACTTAGCAAAGAAGAAATTGAATTTTTTATTGAAGGTTTAACAAACGGAACGATTCCAGATTATCAGGCAAGTGCATTCTTAATGGCTATTTATTTTCAGGACATGTCTGATGAAGAACGAGCTAATTTGACTTTAGCAATGGTTCATTCTGGTGATGTGATCGATTTATCAAATATTGACGGGATAAAAGTGGATAAACATTCTACTGGTGGTGTAGGTGATACAACAACATTAGTTTTAGCCCCGCTTGTGGCTGCACTTGATATTCCTTTTGCAAAAATGTCAGGCCGTGGCTTAGGTCACACTGGTGGTACGATCGATAAACTAGAAGCTTTTGATGGTTTCCATGTGGAATTAACGGATGATGAATTTACTGAGATGGTCAATCGCGATAAAATTTCAGTAATCGGTCAATCTGGTAATTTAACACCTGCTGATAAAAAATTATACGCGTTAAGAGACGTCACAGCTACAGTTAGTTCAATTCCACTGATTGCAAGTTCAATCATGAGTAAAAAAATTGCAGCAGGGGCAGATGCGATTGTCTTAGATGTTAAGACTGGTGCAGGTGCCTTCATGAAGACGGAAGAAGATGCAGCAGAACTTGCTTCTGCAATGGTTAGAATCGGTAATTTAGTTGGCCGAAATACGATGGCTATTATCTCTGATATGTCACAGCCGTTAGGAAATGCGATCGGTAATTCATTAGAAGTGCAAGAAGCTATCGATACTTTGCATGGTAATGGACCAGAAGATTTAACAGAACTTGTTTTAACTTTAGGGAGTCAAATGGTTGTACTTGCAGGCAAGACCGATTCTTTAACAGAAGCTAGAGAATTGCTAAAAGGTGTAATTAAAGATGGTTCAGCTTTGGTCAAATTCAAACAATTTATCAAAAATCAAGGTGGCAATCCTGAATGGGTTGACGATCCTACATTATTACCACAGGCTAATTTTGAAATCGAGGTTACTTCTGATTCAGATGGATTTGTTACAGAAATTGTCGCTGATAATATCGGGGTAGCAGCAATGAAACTGGGAGCTGGACGAGAAACAAAAGAAGATGACATTGATTTGGCAGTTGGCTTGGTTTTAAGAAAAAAAGTTGGTGATCCAGTGAAAAAAGGTGAGAGCTTAGTCACAATTTTTGCCAATCAAGAAGATATTGCTGATGTTGCAACTATGATCAAGGAGAATATCCACATTGGTTTAGAGGTTCCAGAAAGCAAATTGATTTACCGCGAAATTCACAAGTAG
- a CDS encoding AraC family transcriptional regulator has protein sequence MQTSLPYTGTSYYGFELNKADFIVKSESYQTETAKMSRMTVQFFFIKSGSGKIQINNQEYLVRKGSVLWLFSYHVYQFVEIYEEIQVITFDLSLNVLMLSSLTTRSVDQHMNFFEYWDTPALDCEEKDFYYLRTIFTHALKEYEQQERLYDLSLLADLYQVIVWFERTARYHWNREKPIREMSSKILLYLHFHYREDLSLNEVADKFKSTSQTINRGLKKLTGKTFVENLVEVRINNALAMLKFEELDVAFIADFVGYRSVPSFNKQFKAMTGYSPTEVKKIRSTDKKLNSFRFQNSLPFEIYNYIHQHYSEAISLQTAAKYFYSSPTKIDQIVLNEFSMTFNALVEYNRMLFARSLLLSSSRKISEIAEACGYQSIRTFNRNFLAFWGNTPRKYKELLMKKKKLG, from the coding sequence ATGCAAACAAGTCTTCCATATACCGGAACTAGTTACTATGGTTTTGAATTAAATAAAGCCGATTTTATTGTAAAAAGTGAATCCTACCAAACTGAAACGGCTAAGATGAGTAGAATGACCGTTCAATTTTTCTTTATAAAAAGCGGTTCAGGAAAGATCCAAATCAATAATCAAGAATACTTAGTAAGAAAAGGCAGTGTGCTTTGGCTTTTTTCATATCATGTTTATCAGTTTGTTGAAATTTATGAAGAAATCCAAGTAATCACTTTCGACCTTTCTTTAAATGTACTAATGTTATCTTCCCTAACAACCCGCTCGGTGGATCAACATATGAATTTTTTTGAGTACTGGGATACACCTGCTCTTGACTGTGAGGAAAAAGATTTTTACTATTTACGAACGATTTTTACCCATGCTCTTAAAGAGTATGAACAACAAGAGCGACTCTATGATCTATCATTGCTTGCTGATTTGTATCAAGTGATCGTTTGGTTTGAAAGAACTGCAAGGTACCATTGGAATCGTGAAAAACCAATTCGTGAGATGAGTTCAAAAATATTATTGTATCTTCATTTTCATTATAGAGAAGACTTGTCACTCAATGAAGTAGCAGATAAATTTAAAAGCACATCTCAAACGATCAATCGAGGGTTAAAAAAACTAACAGGGAAAACATTTGTAGAAAATCTGGTTGAGGTTCGCATCAACAATGCTTTAGCAATGTTAAAATTTGAAGAGCTGGATGTAGCATTCATTGCTGATTTTGTTGGTTATCGATCCGTACCTAGCTTTAACAAACAATTTAAGGCGATGACAGGTTATTCACCTACAGAAGTCAAAAAAATCCGCTCAACTGATAAGAAGCTAAATTCCTTTCGTTTCCAAAACAGTTTACCTTTTGAGATTTATAATTACATTCATCAACACTACAGTGAAGCAATATCGCTTCAAACGGCAGCAAAATATTTTTATTCTAGCCCAACTAAAATTGATCAAATTGTTTTAAATGAGTTTTCAATGACCTTTAATGCTTTGGTAGAATATAATCGGATGTTATTTGCTCGTTCTCTTTTGCTCAGTTCCTCTAGAAAGATTAGCGAAATAGCGGAAGCTTGCGGTTATCAATCTATTCGTACGTTTAACCGAAATTTTTTAGCTTTTTGGGGAAATACGCCAAGAAAATATAAAGAGTTATTGATGAAGAAAAAGAAGCTAGGATGA
- the deoC gene encoding deoxyribose-phosphate aldolase, which produces MNVNKMIDHTLLKPEANEKALLTLIEEAKKYEFASVCVNPYWVALASKELAGTSVEICTVIGFPLGANTTATKVFETEDAIKNGATEVDMVINVGALKSGDEDTVLKDIEAVVKAAQGKALVKVILENCLLTDREIALASKLSVQAGADFVKTSTGFSTGGATIKDVALMRKTVGPDIGVKASGGVRTAEDAKSMIHAGASRVGASSSVAIVDEAINDTTGGY; this is translated from the coding sequence ATGAACGTAAACAAAATGATCGACCACACATTATTAAAACCAGAAGCAAATGAGAAAGCATTATTAACTTTGATCGAAGAGGCTAAAAAATATGAATTTGCTTCAGTGTGCGTGAATCCTTATTGGGTTGCTTTAGCAAGTAAAGAATTAGCTGGTACTTCAGTTGAGATTTGTACAGTCATTGGATTTCCTTTAGGGGCAAATACAACAGCAACAAAAGTTTTTGAGACAGAAGACGCAATCAAAAATGGTGCAACAGAAGTAGACATGGTCATTAATGTAGGTGCATTAAAATCAGGCGATGAAGATACTGTTTTAAAAGATATTGAAGCAGTTGTGAAGGCAGCCCAAGGCAAGGCATTAGTGAAAGTGATTCTTGAAAATTGTTTATTAACGGATAGAGAAATTGCGTTAGCATCAAAACTATCAGTTCAGGCAGGAGCAGATTTCGTTAAAACATCAACTGGTTTTTCAACAGGCGGAGCAACGATCAAAGATGTTGCATTGATGCGTAAAACTGTTGGTCCGGATATTGGAGTAAAAGCTTCTGGTGGTGTTCGTACAGCGGAAGATGCTAAATCAATGATTCATGCTGGAGCTTCAAGAGTAGGTGCAAGTTCAAGCGTTGCGATTGTTGATGAAGCTATCAATGATACAACAGGTGGCTATTAA
- a CDS encoding HPP family protein codes for MRVLKKMFTTARSPLKVDLKAAIIGFMGGFIVIFSLIVLTEKTEWSWIMAPFGASCVLAFGVWDAPLSQPRNIIGGHFISTFIGLACQTLLGNSVASIAVAVGFSIMCMMLTKTTHPPAGADPLVVMMSQTGWNFLFTPVLIGSVVIVVIALVVNNLDKKRKYPTFWL; via the coding sequence ATGAGGGTGTTAAAAAAAATGTTCACAACTGCACGTTCACCGCTAAAAGTAGATTTAAAAGCAGCGATTATAGGGTTTATGGGCGGTTTTATTGTCATTTTTAGTTTAATCGTTCTAACCGAGAAGACTGAATGGAGCTGGATAATGGCACCATTTGGAGCGAGTTGTGTTCTTGCTTTCGGTGTATGGGATGCACCACTTTCTCAACCAAGGAACATTATTGGTGGGCATTTTATTTCAACGTTTATAGGGTTAGCGTGTCAGACATTACTTGGCAACTCAGTGGCTTCGATTGCAGTAGCAGTTGGCTTTTCGATAATGTGTATGATGCTGACAAAAACAACGCACCCACCAGCTGGGGCAGATCCATTAGTTGTTATGATGAGCCAGACGGGTTGGAATTTTCTATTTACACCTGTGTTAATAGGTTCTGTGGTCATTGTAGTAATTGCCTTAGTTGTAAATAATCTAGATAAAAAAAGAAAATATCCAACGTTTTGGTTGTAA
- a CDS encoding cation-translocating P-type ATPase, which yields MSEEKKVQLSEAFYTQSDEEVLQKFDTTVEGLSDQEAKKRLESYGANALDEGKKKSIVVKFFEQFKDFMIIVLLFAAVISAVFSGDFVDSIIILLVVILNAIFGVIQEAKAEQAIEALKEMSSPNANIRRDGHVITVKSDELVPGDIVLLEAGDVVPADLRLLEAASLKIEEAALTGESVPVEKEAIVLEGTSDDIGIGDRINMAYSNSNVTYGRGIGVVVGTGMNTEVGKIAGMLANEKETETPLKQNLNQLGKMLTIAILVIAAVMFVVGMMNGRTWIDMLLTSISLAVAAIPEGLPAIVTIILALGTQKMAKKNAIVRKLPAVETLGSTDIICSDKTGTLTLNQMTVEALYTDNEVKPATAEVQLDNMALKIMNYTNDTKIAQDGSLIGDPTETALVQYGLDHEFNVIEKVAAEPRVAEIPFDSDRKLMTTVHQLADGKFLVAVKGAPDELLKRCKEVLLNGQTPAMDDKQRQEILTTNTKLAKQALRVLGMAYKIVDAVPAEMDSDLVEKDLVFAGLVGMIDPERKEAAEAVKVAKEAGIRPIMITGDHRDTAEAIAARLGIIKEGDDDAVITGAELNELSDEAFAKVVEHYSVYARVSPEHKVRIVKAWQQEGKVVAMTGDGVNDAPALKAADIGIGMGITGTEVSKGASDMVLADDNFSTIIVAVEEGRKVFSNIQKTIQYLLSANLGEVLTLFIATMLAWDTLLPVHLLWINLVTDTFPAIALGVEPAERDVMSHAPRGKKSNFFSGGVLSSVIYQGITQGALTLIVYKMAIEFPAHTAANMPNLSAQALYDLQHGDALTMAFATLGLIQLFHAFNVKSIYQSIFKVGLFRNKSFNWAILVSFLLLAATILIPGFNDLFSVTSLDAYQWAIVAGTSFAIIPIVEIVKFIQRKMGKS from the coding sequence ATGTCAGAAGAGAAAAAGGTTCAATTATCTGAAGCGTTTTACACGCAATCAGATGAAGAGGTCTTACAAAAGTTTGATACGACAGTTGAAGGATTGTCCGATCAAGAAGCCAAAAAAAGGTTAGAGAGTTATGGCGCCAATGCGTTAGATGAGGGTAAAAAGAAATCGATCGTTGTCAAATTCTTTGAACAATTCAAAGATTTCATGATCATCGTATTATTATTTGCCGCTGTAATTTCAGCAGTCTTCTCAGGAGACTTTGTTGATTCTATCATCATTTTACTTGTGGTGATCTTAAACGCCATCTTCGGTGTGATCCAAGAAGCCAAAGCCGAACAAGCAATTGAAGCTTTGAAAGAAATGTCTTCACCAAATGCAAATATTCGTCGTGATGGTCACGTAATTACAGTGAAAAGTGACGAGTTAGTACCAGGAGATATCGTTTTATTAGAAGCTGGAGATGTTGTGCCGGCAGATTTACGTTTGTTAGAAGCCGCTAGTCTTAAAATTGAAGAAGCAGCTTTGACAGGTGAATCTGTTCCAGTTGAAAAAGAAGCAATCGTTTTAGAAGGAACGTCTGATGACATCGGTATCGGTGATCGGATCAATATGGCTTATTCAAACAGTAACGTTACTTATGGCCGAGGAATCGGTGTGGTTGTCGGTACAGGAATGAATACAGAAGTCGGTAAAATCGCTGGTATGTTAGCCAACGAAAAAGAAACAGAAACACCATTAAAACAAAACTTAAACCAATTAGGTAAGATGTTGACGATTGCAATCTTAGTGATTGCCGCTGTTATGTTCGTTGTGGGCATGATGAACGGTCGTACATGGATCGATATGTTATTAACATCGATTTCATTAGCTGTTGCAGCGATTCCAGAAGGATTGCCAGCTATCGTTACAATTATTTTAGCATTAGGAACACAAAAGATGGCGAAGAAAAATGCTATCGTTCGTAAATTACCAGCAGTTGAAACATTAGGTAGTACAGATATTATCTGTTCTGATAAAACAGGTACACTAACATTGAACCAAATGACAGTTGAAGCACTTTACACAGACAATGAAGTAAAACCTGCAACAGCTGAAGTTCAGTTAGACAACATGGCATTAAAAATCATGAACTATACAAATGATACAAAAATCGCGCAAGATGGTTCATTGATCGGTGATCCAACAGAAACAGCACTTGTGCAATATGGTTTAGATCATGAGTTCAACGTAATTGAAAAAGTTGCGGCTGAACCTCGTGTTGCTGAAATTCCATTTGATTCAGACCGTAAATTAATGACAACTGTTCACCAATTAGCAGATGGTAAATTCTTAGTCGCTGTAAAAGGTGCACCAGATGAATTACTAAAACGTTGTAAGGAAGTTTTATTAAACGGTCAAACACCAGCAATGGATGACAAACAACGTCAAGAAATTTTAACGACCAACACAAAATTAGCCAAACAAGCATTACGTGTTTTAGGGATGGCTTACAAAATCGTTGATGCAGTTCCAGCTGAAATGGATTCTGATTTAGTTGAAAAAGACCTAGTATTCGCAGGGCTTGTCGGCATGATCGATCCAGAGCGTAAAGAAGCAGCGGAAGCTGTTAAAGTGGCAAAAGAAGCGGGCATTCGTCCAATCATGATCACAGGTGACCACAGAGATACAGCAGAAGCAATCGCAGCTCGTCTTGGTATTATTAAAGAGGGCGATGATGATGCCGTAATCACAGGTGCAGAACTAAACGAATTATCTGACGAAGCATTTGCTAAAGTCGTTGAACATTATTCCGTTTATGCACGTGTTTCTCCAGAACATAAAGTACGTATCGTTAAAGCATGGCAGCAAGAAGGTAAAGTTGTAGCCATGACAGGTGACGGTGTCAATGATGCCCCAGCTCTGAAAGCAGCCGATATCGGTATTGGAATGGGGATCACTGGTACAGAAGTATCAAAAGGTGCCTCTGATATGGTTTTAGCGGATGATAACTTCTCAACAATTATCGTAGCGGTTGAAGAAGGGCGTAAAGTCTTCTCAAATATCCAAAAAACGATTCAATACCTACTTTCTGCCAACCTTGGGGAAGTATTAACACTATTTATCGCAACAATGCTAGCTTGGGATACCTTACTACCTGTTCACTTATTGTGGATCAACTTAGTAACCGATACCTTCCCTGCAATTGCATTAGGTGTAGAACCTGCTGAACGTGATGTGATGAGCCATGCTCCACGTGGAAAGAAATCAAACTTCTTCTCTGGTGGTGTCTTGAGCAGTGTGATTTATCAAGGGATTACACAAGGTGCCTTGACTCTGATCGTGTACAAAATGGCGATCGAATTCCCAGCTCACACAGCAGCCAATATGCCAAACTTATCTGCACAAGCCTTGTATGATCTACAACATGGTGATGCGTTGACAATGGCATTTGCAACATTAGGATTGATTCAATTGTTCCACGCATTTAACGTGAAGTCTATTTACCAATCAATCTTTAAAGTTGGCTTGTTTAGAAACAAATCATTTAACTGGGCTATTTTAGTATCGTTCCTATTACTAGCAGCAACGATCTTAATTCCAGGATTCAATGACTTGTTTAGTGTAACGTCCCTAGACGCTTACCAATGGGCCATCGTTGCTGGAACATCATTTGCGATTATTCCAATCGTTGAGATCGTAAAATTTATTCAACGTAAAATGGGCAAGAGCTAA
- a CDS encoding NAD-dependent epimerase/dehydratase family protein — protein MSKKVFVLGGTGFLGYYTTEELLKKGYEVATISLPPMPAEDLFSSDVSVTLGNINDMTDETVLEMLKGCEGFIYAAGADERVVPKSPASKFFYEANVLPTQRLAYLAKEAGVKNFVVFGSYFSEFAERLPETNLKLEGYPMMRLLQEQVAFAEGDGSMTVTSLRLPYIFGTMPGREPLWKMFTDQIKGQAIFPALKGGTAMVTVEQVAQAAVGAMENGTHRSTYAIGDTNMKYQEFYQLMVEALGQDTTVPVVSYNDVKDIYEGIDAEAGKAGLEHGIHSTKSAMMQEYDLYLDPNDTFPILNIKHDDVVASIKETLKKCVE, from the coding sequence ATGAGTAAAAAAGTTTTTGTGTTAGGTGGAACTGGTTTTTTAGGGTATTATACTACGGAAGAATTATTGAAAAAAGGCTATGAGGTAGCAACGATTTCTTTACCACCGATGCCCGCAGAAGATTTATTTTCTAGCGATGTCTCTGTAACTTTAGGAAATATCAATGATATGACAGATGAAACAGTGTTGGAGATGCTTAAGGGTTGTGAAGGTTTTATTTATGCCGCTGGTGCAGACGAACGTGTTGTTCCAAAAAGTCCTGCTTCTAAATTTTTCTATGAAGCGAACGTCTTACCTACTCAACGTTTGGCCTATTTAGCTAAAGAAGCGGGTGTAAAGAATTTTGTTGTCTTTGGTTCTTACTTTTCAGAATTTGCTGAGCGTTTACCTGAAACTAACTTAAAACTAGAAGGTTACCCAATGATGCGCTTACTTCAAGAACAAGTTGCGTTCGCTGAAGGCGACGGTAGTATGACTGTAACTTCTTTACGTCTGCCTTATATTTTTGGTACTATGCCTGGTCGTGAACCGTTATGGAAAATGTTTACAGATCAAATCAAAGGGCAAGCCATTTTCCCTGCACTTAAAGGTGGGACTGCAATGGTAACAGTAGAACAAGTAGCGCAAGCAGCTGTTGGTGCTATGGAAAACGGAACACATCGCAGCACATATGCAATTGGTGATACTAATATGAAATACCAAGAATTTTATCAATTGATGGTAGAAGCTTTAGGACAAGATACAACAGTTCCGGTCGTTTCTTATAATGATGTTAAAGATATTTACGAAGGTATTGATGCTGAAGCAGGCAAAGCTGGTTTGGAACATGGGATTCATTCAACAAAATCAGCGATGATGCAAGAATATGATTTATATTTAGATCCAAATGATACCTTTCCTATTTTAAATATCAAACATGATGATGTCGTTGCTTCCATTAAAGAGACCTTGAAAAAATGTGTTGAATAA
- a CDS encoding O-acetylhomoserine aminocarboxypropyltransferase/cysteine synthase family protein, with protein MTNSNYQFETIQIHGGHTPDKETNSRAVPIYQTTSYTFDDTQDAAEKFALSKAGNIYTRITNPTTAVLEDRLNELEGGVGAVAVASGTAAVTYAIQNLASSGDHIVSASTLYGGTFNLFAHTLPEFGITTTFVDPDQLSNFEDAIKENTKAIFVETIGNPITNVADLEAIAEIAHKHGLPLIVDNTFATAYLNRPFDFGADIVVYSATKFIGGHGVALGGVIIDSGKFNWANGKFPKLVDPDPSYHGLSYTKDVGAAAYITRLRVSLLRDTGAAISPFNSFLLILGLETLSLRLERHVENALTVAEFLDKHPKVQWVNYPGLPDNKYHQLAAKYLPKGAGSVFTFGVKGGAEAGKNLINHVELFSLLANVGDAKSLIIHPASTTHSQLSDEELNASGTSPELIRLSIGIENIDDILKDLEQALEKI; from the coding sequence ATGACAAACTCTAACTATCAATTCGAAACAATCCAAATCCACGGTGGGCACACACCGGATAAAGAAACAAATTCAAGAGCTGTTCCGATTTATCAAACAACTTCTTATACATTTGACGATACGCAAGATGCGGCTGAAAAATTTGCGCTATCTAAAGCTGGAAATATCTATACTAGGATCACAAATCCTACAACTGCAGTTTTGGAAGATCGTTTGAACGAGTTAGAAGGTGGCGTTGGAGCGGTTGCAGTAGCTTCTGGAACGGCTGCTGTTACTTATGCGATTCAGAATCTTGCAAGTAGTGGTGATCATATTGTTTCGGCTTCAACGTTGTATGGTGGAACCTTTAATTTATTTGCCCATACATTGCCAGAGTTTGGTATTACAACAACTTTTGTCGATCCAGATCAATTAAGTAACTTTGAAGATGCTATCAAAGAGAACACAAAAGCGATTTTTGTAGAAACAATTGGCAATCCAATTACAAATGTTGCTGATTTAGAGGCAATTGCAGAGATTGCTCATAAACATGGACTTCCATTGATCGTTGATAATACTTTTGCAACAGCCTATTTAAATCGTCCTTTTGATTTTGGAGCAGATATCGTTGTGTATTCAGCGACAAAATTTATTGGTGGGCATGGTGTTGCTTTGGGCGGTGTCATCATTGATTCAGGCAAATTCAATTGGGCGAATGGCAAATTTCCTAAATTAGTTGATCCAGATCCAAGTTATCACGGACTTTCTTATACAAAGGACGTGGGAGCTGCAGCGTATATTACTCGTTTAAGAGTCTCTTTATTAAGAGATACAGGAGCAGCGATTTCGCCATTCAATAGTTTCTTATTGATTTTGGGTTTAGAGACATTATCTTTGCGATTAGAACGTCATGTAGAAAATGCTCTGACTGTTGCGGAATTTTTGGATAAGCACCCGAAAGTTCAATGGGTCAATTACCCAGGTTTACCTGATAATAAGTATCATCAACTTGCAGCAAAATATTTACCTAAAGGCGCAGGTTCAGTGTTTACTTTTGGTGTGAAAGGTGGAGCCGAGGCAGGGAAGAACCTGATCAATCATGTCGAACTCTTTTCACTCTTAGCCAATGTTGGGGATGCAAAGTCATTGATCATTCATCCTGCTTCAACAACACATTCTCAGTTAAGTGATGAAGAATTAAATGCTTCTGGAACTTCACCAGAATTGATTCGTTTATCAATTGGAATTGAGAATATTGATGATATTCTAAAAGATTTGGAACAGGCATTAGAAAAAATATAG